AGTTATTTCTAAAGAAAATGGAACTGACTTGGTTGGCAACGACCTTGTGCTTATCGTCCCAAAGAATAATTCGGCTGCCATCAAAAATTTTGAAGATCTATCAAAGCCTGCTGTTCAAAAAATTGCACTTGGCATACCGGAATCCGTTCCTGCCGGACAGTATGCAAAAGAGACTTTTGAACACATGAATCTGTGGAAAAACGTTGAGCCTAAAACCGTCTATGCAAAAGACGTACGCCAGGTGCTTTCCTATGTGGAGACAGGAAACGTTGAAGCTGGAGTTGTTTATAAAACCGATGCGTTGATTTCAAAAAAAGTGAAGATTGTAGCCACTGCAGATCATAGCACTCACAAACCAATTGTATATCCTGTAGGCGTTATTAAGGATTCGAAACATCCACAAGAAGCCAAGGATTTTTATCAATTTTTACAAAGTAAGACGGCTCTTAACACGTTTAAAAAATACGGTTTCACTGCGAATTGAGACTGCTATGATTCAAGAGTTTTTATCTCCTCTTCAGCTATCGCTTAAAATTGCATTAGTAGCGGGATTTGTCGTGATTATTCTAGGCACTGTTATAGGAAAACTGTTATCAAGGAAACACTTTAAGGGAAAAGTGATGGTTGAAACGGTGTTGATGCTGCCATTGGTCCTGCCTCCGTCCGTTGTTGGATTTTTATTGATTGTCATATTCGGAAAACACAGCCTACTCGGCCGAGCAATTGAATGGTTCTTTCAACAACCCGTTATTTTTACGTGGTGGGCAGCTGTTATTGCATCCGTTGTCGTTGCGTTTCCCCTTATGTATCAATCTGCCAAAACGGGCTTCCAAGGCGTTGATCATGAAATTGAAGACGCAGCTCGAGTAGATGGTGCAAGCGAATGGAAAGTCTTTTTCTTTATTTCCATTCCTTTAGCTTCTAAAGCTATCGTAACAGGAGGTGT
The genomic region above belongs to Priestia megaterium and contains:
- the modA gene encoding molybdate ABC transporter substrate-binding protein; this encodes MQQYFKPLFALLFLIMFTAACSNGTNTSQSAAQYQNVSLTISAAASLKDALTDIQKQYETKHPNVDLKFNFGASGSLQQQIENGAPADLFFSAAEDKFDALVKSGVISKENGTDLVGNDLVLIVPKNNSAAIKNFEDLSKPAVQKIALGIPESVPAGQYAKETFEHMNLWKNVEPKTVYAKDVRQVLSYVETGNVEAGVVYKTDALISKKVKIVATADHSTHKPIVYPVGVIKDSKHPQEAKDFYQFLQSKTALNTFKKYGFTAN
- the modB gene encoding molybdate ABC transporter permease subunit codes for the protein MIQEFLSPLQLSLKIALVAGFVVIILGTVIGKLLSRKHFKGKVMVETVLMLPLVLPPSVVGFLLIVIFGKHSLLGRAIEWFFQQPVIFTWWAAVIASVVVAFPLMYQSAKTGFQGVDHEIEDAARVDGASEWKVFFFISIPLASKAIVTGGVLSLARALGEFGATLMFAGNIPGETQTVPTAIYVAIDSGNTNLAWLWVISIVFLSFLMLLFVQLKQK